In Scomber japonicus isolate fScoJap1 chromosome 19, fScoJap1.pri, whole genome shotgun sequence, a single genomic region encodes these proteins:
- the ccdc80l2 gene encoding coiled-coil domain-containing protein 80: MVHCYNSHWPLLLFAALWSLSYPSLLTAWPGIGRSKAKDQSDPNIRDWGDYSDLPPGIEQGLGLDEDREYGNHKGGRETSSSLAPELDFLADFAGKKRLWLITAPSHNDHYLRMMEKQLEDMEQKGLNCHLAERDTFIITIIQNAMMEGRIQKTTFQGDATVENLDPDTVTKLLHYLDLTSQDQAFTMLVMKKNLLVSERFPYPVRVEAILELIDQFPMRKLEKMTRKGSNLRCKTTKKVLVKKKKMRRKTVLSPQRRGNVTSMVATQMKPPIDKKAALKSRIQDILNGRSRFVIRKEPAVGSTRGKYSTSGGRTSSNGQEKQNTHKTQSVSRSNEEVKKDRPDSSVEEGKKRHGSKNSEDTTESVKDDTQEKQSSKKKGKGKKGKKGKGRGKKSNREASEKDKTALKEFMDNLKGTRRLMLISTPSREATLYLQQKEESEKQHCDLAMRKITVATIVGEGSETTLTLRHHQLESEPPLSGLPENFSDSGLISLLRAELGLSSPDLFSMTVTDYDIKPNRVFEAPPSSPALFEYIDNFPSRRAEKEKEKKSPPTCFNNKQQPEAENSLLRFMSKRRLLLISAPSEDDYSFQQQLTALNGQECHLGIRHFAMLKLIGVGDKASGTVELFPLNGRSQSEVELLSRDMVNNLKEQLKISKDYFSMLVVGKDSDVKAWFPSPMWSLDNIYDLVDSMELRLQEEKLQKRLGIYCPEDRGIGGNEGGHYGGYDEDGAEEAYSYHRSEE; this comes from the exons ATGGTGCATTGCTATAACTCACACTGGCCACTGCTGTTGTTTGCTGCTCTGTGGAGCCTCAGCTACCCGAGTTTGCTGACTGCCTGGCCAGGTATCGGTCGGAGCAAGGCCAAAGATCAGTCAGACCCCAATATAAGGGACTGGGGAGACTATTCAGACCTCCCTCCAGGAATTGAGCAGGGACTAGGTTTGGACGAAGACAGAGAATATGGAAACCACAAAGGAGGTAGAGAGACATCATCAAGCTTGGCTCCGGAGCTGGATTTCCTTGCTGACTTTGCAG GTAAAAAGCGGTTGTGGTTGATAACAGCCCCCTCACACAATGACCACTACCTTCGTATGATGGAGAAACAGCTGGAGGACATGGAGCAG AAAGGGCTGAACTGTCATCTGGCAGAAAGggacaccttcatcatcaccatcatccagAACGCCATGATGGAAGGTAGGATCCAGAAGACAACTTTCCAAGGAGATGCAACAGTAGAGAACCTCGACCCCGACACAGTTACTAAACTGCTGCACTACCTGGATCTCACCAGTCAG GATCAAGCATTCACCATGCTGGTTATGAAGAAAAACCTACTGGTCAGTGAGCGGTTCCCCTATCCAGTCCGTGTGGAGGCGATCTTGGAGCTCATTGATCAGTTCCCCATGAGGAAGCTGGAGAAGATGACCAGGAAAGGATCCAATTTGAG GTGTAAAACCACCAAAAAGGTTTtggtgaaaaagaagaaaatgaggaggAAGACGGTGCTGAGCCCTCAGAGGCGAGGGAATGTGACCTCTATGGTGGCGACACAAATGAAACCTCCCATAGACAAAAAAGCTGCCCTAAAGAGCAGGATCCAGGATATACTGAATGGACGGTCAAGGTTTGTCATCCGGAAGGAGCCAGCTGTGGGGTCCACAAGGGGAAAATATTCAACTAGTGGTGGTCGAACCTCATCTAAtggacaagaaaaacaaaatacacacaaaactcAGTCTGTGTCCAGGAGCAatgaggaagtgaagaaagacag GCCTGACTCCTctgtggaagaaggaaagaaaagacatgGATCGAAAAACAGTGAGGATACGACAGAGAGTGTAAAAGATGACACACAGGAAAAACAGAGCTCTAAGAAAAAGGggaaagggaaaaagggaaagaaagggaaaggaagagggaaaaagTCTAACAGAGAGGCAAGTGAGAAGGATAAAACAGCCCTAAAGGAGTTTATGGATAATTTAAAGGGGACAAGAAGGTTGATG CTGATCTCGACACCCAGCAGAGAAGCAACACTGTACCTTCAGCAAAAAGAGGAGAGCGAGAAGCAACACTGTGACCTCGCTATGAGGAAGATCACTGTGGCAACCATTGTGGGTGAAGGCAGTGAAACCACACTCACGCTACGACACCACCAGCTTG agtcaGAGCCTCCACTCAGCGGCCTACCAGAAAACTTCTCAGATTCAGGTCTGATCTCCCTGTTGAGAGCAGAGCTGGGTCTGTCATCCCCTGACCTCTTTTCAATGACTGTCACAGACTACGACATCAAGCCcaat AGAGTGTTTGAAGCTCCTCCATCAAGCCCCGCACTGTTTGAGTACATTGACAACTTTCCCTCAAGGCGcgcagaaaaagagaaagaaaagaaaagtcctCCAACCTGCTTCAACAACAAGCAACAGCCTGAGGCCGAGAATTCATTACTCAG GTTCATGTCTAAGAGGAGACTGCTACTCATCTCTGCTCCCTCTGAGGATGACTACtctttccagcagcagctgacTGCTCTCAATGGACAGGAGTGTCACCTGG GCATTCGCCACTTTGCCATGTTGAAGCTGATTGGGGTTGGAGACAAAGCTTCAGGGACTGTTGAGTTATTTCCCCTCAATG GTCGTAGTCAGAGTGAGGTTGAGCTGTTGTCCCGTGACATGGTCAACAATCTAAAAGAACAGCTGAAGATCAGTAAGGACTATTTCAGCATGCTGGTGGTGGGGAAAGACAGCGATGTCAAGGCATGGTTCCCGTCACCCATGTGGTCTTTGGATAACATCTACGACCTGGTGGATTCCATGGAGCTTCGCCTGCAGGAGGAGAAGCTGCAGAAGAGGCTGGGGATCTACTGCCCTGAGGACAGAGGAATAGGAGGGAATGAGGGGGGACATTATGGTGGCTATGATGAAGATGGTGCAGAGGAGGCATACTCGTATCACCGGTCAGAAGAATGA